From Labilithrix sp., a single genomic window includes:
- a CDS encoding DUF4091 domain-containing protein translates to MRHVAIAIALFGVFAACGSDDGGGAGGPADPNADGGAGDGATTPPGPVCTDCTPAGPMTFKLPSPAGATLWTAPTMAKVLREAAPPENAGDAIQLYAARNEFEPFQIVVRADADGDVKLEMPAFTGPGAIPRIEVRRVEYVKIDKPSDASSLKSGFVPDPLWPSSFGKSEPVKAAENQPFWITVYVPKDAKPGDYTTTLTATVGGTPQAIPVKLHVFDFAIPDRIGFDGNWNLSFQALGGSESLAKVESLKTWLYEHRLVPNGVAWPAGLNYNGGIEYDCATGKFESEANDYDFSRLGPKYIDGAGWNGVGFPSFQVMQFVNNSTPRPQNFCGVDRGPDHFGTAAYNAEWSKLLAAIDAEVVARSWTDKAFYYVQNEPQGPADYDVAAALAALAKTAAPHLRIAISEEPKEEIVENPRAQGKSYDLWWADLSHFEPGYAKTRQAAGESVWWYFLYGDRPPYFNPITIDHDGVESRVAFFAAYKYRIRGFAYYSVTGWGSDPYTNPRPEGTDQNGDGFLLYPPRDGELVSSIRWELLREGEEDYEYLLLLAGGALPRTPDEKSGCDDSAASAASSPTSYTRDPSALQHLRNQLGLRLEGKVNGCPTLTSTGPGARPRGEVYVNFQDPAGDPKADPLRVDGHDWLKIGWDAYDAKRGHGWSGPHIGDANIMKYQYLASAPVDELQKSIIYNDYGRTDTFNLDIENGKYEVTVSIGWHGKTYSKQRVVVEGNLLFDDVETTPAAPYAVRSAVVDVSDGNVTLEVGQKDEYTMLNWMSVVPK, encoded by the coding sequence ATGCGGCACGTTGCGATCGCGATCGCGTTGTTCGGGGTCTTCGCGGCGTGCGGGAGCGACGACGGCGGGGGCGCCGGAGGTCCGGCCGATCCGAACGCCGACGGCGGCGCGGGCGACGGCGCGACCACGCCGCCCGGCCCGGTCTGCACCGACTGCACGCCCGCGGGGCCGATGACGTTCAAGCTCCCCTCCCCCGCCGGCGCGACGCTGTGGACCGCGCCGACGATGGCGAAGGTGCTGCGCGAGGCGGCGCCGCCGGAGAACGCAGGCGACGCGATCCAGCTCTACGCCGCGCGGAACGAGTTCGAGCCGTTCCAGATCGTCGTGCGCGCCGACGCCGACGGCGACGTGAAGCTCGAGATGCCGGCCTTCACGGGGCCGGGCGCGATCCCGCGCATCGAGGTGCGCCGCGTCGAGTACGTGAAGATCGACAAGCCGTCCGACGCGAGCTCGCTCAAGAGCGGCTTCGTCCCCGATCCGCTCTGGCCGAGCAGCTTCGGCAAGAGCGAGCCCGTGAAGGCGGCGGAGAACCAGCCTTTCTGGATCACGGTCTACGTGCCGAAGGACGCGAAGCCCGGCGACTACACGACGACGCTGACCGCGACGGTGGGCGGCACTCCGCAGGCGATCCCGGTGAAGCTGCACGTCTTCGATTTCGCGATTCCCGACAGGATCGGCTTCGACGGAAACTGGAACCTGAGCTTCCAGGCGCTCGGCGGCTCCGAGAGCCTCGCGAAGGTGGAGAGCCTGAAGACCTGGCTCTACGAGCATCGCCTCGTCCCGAACGGCGTCGCCTGGCCGGCGGGCCTCAACTACAACGGCGGCATCGAATACGACTGCGCGACAGGCAAGTTCGAGAGCGAGGCGAACGACTACGACTTCTCGCGCCTGGGACCGAAATACATCGACGGCGCCGGCTGGAACGGAGTGGGCTTTCCCTCCTTCCAGGTGATGCAGTTCGTGAACAACTCGACCCCGCGCCCGCAGAATTTCTGCGGCGTCGATCGCGGGCCCGACCACTTCGGGACCGCGGCCTACAACGCGGAGTGGTCGAAGCTCCTCGCCGCGATCGACGCCGAGGTCGTCGCGCGCTCCTGGACCGACAAGGCCTTCTATTACGTCCAGAACGAGCCGCAGGGCCCCGCCGATTACGACGTCGCCGCCGCGCTCGCCGCCCTCGCGAAGACCGCCGCTCCGCATTTGCGAATCGCGATCAGCGAGGAGCCGAAGGAGGAGATCGTCGAGAACCCGCGCGCGCAGGGGAAGAGCTACGACCTCTGGTGGGCCGACCTCTCGCACTTCGAGCCCGGCTACGCGAAGACGCGCCAGGCCGCGGGCGAGTCGGTGTGGTGGTATTTCCTCTACGGCGACCGCCCGCCGTATTTCAACCCGATCACGATCGACCACGACGGCGTCGAGTCGCGCGTCGCGTTCTTCGCCGCGTACAAATACCGAATTCGCGGCTTTGCCTATTACTCGGTGACGGGCTGGGGCAGCGATCCGTATACGAACCCGCGGCCGGAGGGGACCGACCAGAACGGCGACGGCTTCTTGCTTTATCCGCCGCGCGACGGCGAGCTCGTGTCGAGCATCCGCTGGGAGCTCCTCCGCGAAGGCGAAGAGGACTACGAGTACCTCCTCCTCCTCGCCGGCGGCGCGCTGCCCAGGACGCCGGACGAGAAATCGGGCTGCGACGACAGCGCCGCGAGCGCCGCCTCGTCGCCGACGTCGTACACGCGCGATCCGTCGGCGCTGCAGCACCTGCGGAACCAGCTCGGCCTCCGCCTCGAGGGCAAGGTGAACGGCTGCCCCACGCTCACGAGCACCGGCCCCGGCGCGCGCCCGCGCGGCGAGGTCTACGTGAACTTCCAGGACCCGGCCGGGGACCCGAAGGCGGACCCGCTCCGCGTCGACGGCCACGACTGGCTGAAAATCGGCTGGGACGCCTACGACGCGAAGCGCGGGCACGGCTGGTCGGGTCCGCACATCGGCGACGCGAACATCATGAAGTACCAGTACCTCGCGAGCGCGCCGGTCGACGAGCTTCAAAAGAGCATCATCTACAACGACTACGGCCGCACCGACACGTTCAACCTCGACATCGAGAATGGCAAATACGAAGTCACGGTCTCGATCGGCTGGCACGGAAAGACGTATTCGAAGCAGCGCGTCGTCGTCGAAGGCAACCTCCTCTTCGACGACGTGGAGACCACGCCCGCCGCGCCCTACGCCGTCCGCTCCGCCGTCGTCGACGTCTCCGACGGCAACGTGACGCTCGAGGTCGGCCAGAAAGACGAGTACACGATGCTCAACTGGATGAGCGTCGTCCCGAAGTAG
- a CDS encoding class I SAM-dependent methyltransferase: MREGAPSLTAMVVAAARAAAGIDAVAERLVPRGVLVATAVASFGLVAHLRLRTRAIDDVVREGAERDVVQIVVLGAGLDARAWRLEATQGAVVYEIDHPATQAFKRRRLGDERMLARDVVFVGVDFEKDDLAVQLERAGHDAARPTTWLWEGVTPYLTPAAIDATLAIVGRRSAPGSALAMTYVTPEYGEVPRVLAPLVRPAFRLLGEPLRGTMTTEAAAAALERHGLTPVRDDAIADLSARLSAPRPWRALAEHLVVATPATSGRRSSS; the protein is encoded by the coding sequence ATGAGAGAGGGCGCGCCGAGCTTGACCGCGATGGTCGTCGCGGCCGCGCGCGCGGCGGCGGGGATCGACGCCGTCGCCGAGCGCCTCGTCCCGCGCGGCGTGCTCGTCGCGACGGCGGTGGCGTCGTTCGGGCTCGTCGCGCACCTGCGCCTGCGCACGCGCGCGATCGACGACGTCGTCCGCGAAGGCGCCGAGCGCGACGTCGTCCAGATCGTGGTCCTCGGCGCCGGCCTCGACGCCCGCGCGTGGCGGCTCGAGGCCACGCAGGGCGCCGTCGTCTACGAGATCGACCACCCCGCGACGCAGGCGTTCAAGCGGCGGCGCCTCGGCGACGAACGCATGCTCGCGCGCGACGTCGTGTTCGTCGGCGTCGACTTCGAGAAGGACGACCTCGCGGTGCAGCTCGAGCGCGCAGGCCACGACGCCGCGCGCCCGACGACGTGGCTCTGGGAAGGCGTCACGCCGTACCTCACGCCGGCCGCGATCGACGCGACGCTCGCGATCGTGGGGCGTCGCAGCGCGCCCGGGAGCGCGCTCGCGATGACGTACGTGACGCCCGAGTACGGCGAGGTCCCGCGCGTGCTCGCGCCGCTCGTGCGCCCCGCGTTCCGGCTCCTCGGCGAGCCGCTGCGAGGGACGATGACGACCGAGGCGGCCGCCGCCGCGCTCGAGCGCCACGGCCTCACGCCGGTCCGCGACGACGCGATCGCGGACCTCTCCGCGCGGCTCTCCGCGCCGCGGCCCTGGCGCGCGCTCGCGGAGCACCTCGTCGTCGCGACCCCTGCTACTTCGGGACGACGCTCATCCAGTTGA
- a CDS encoding ankyrin repeat domain-containing protein: protein MTKPSWKWFFEAPLAPAWRRRLELSLGVVMSAAAVVALSSSIRPDPSKLVRGAPLQSSAVAQTTEPPAPPSPPSIYEFSEAVRAGDTRAMAKAYTPGMPLHGMLSLAAGSGKKAAVVWLLDHGADVHEGEGSPFGPVLAADEHPDIVALLHERGAKDPSLEAAASANAVNAVFRILETHPNLNEKDSYPLQAAAHSVAGTPANKWRIVTTLLAHGADPNREWSRNTALGGVVADCDRTGAEDCMPVVQMLLDHGARVTGDALGAALSLDDAKRAAPLDALLAAPIDKGVAAGALAHATRADPSDLKRVLANGIDWAWRDGEEDAALPVLAAVHNGDRDYVRALLDAGAPVDMHYKDATCALAEAIDASANNAEQARIVELLVSRGANVNRRFPDGRTPLFAAAESGNLRVVNFLLARGARVNDRVLDDMPLDAADQNGHIAVARVLHAHGAHRARPQYYPSGG from the coding sequence ATGACGAAGCCGAGCTGGAAGTGGTTCTTCGAGGCGCCCCTCGCCCCCGCCTGGCGCCGCCGGCTCGAGCTCTCGCTCGGCGTCGTCATGAGCGCCGCCGCGGTCGTCGCGCTCTCGAGCTCGATCCGTCCCGACCCGTCGAAGCTGGTCCGCGGCGCCCCGCTCCAGTCGTCGGCGGTCGCCCAGACGACGGAGCCTCCCGCGCCGCCGTCGCCGCCGTCGATCTACGAATTCTCGGAGGCCGTGCGCGCAGGTGACACCCGCGCGATGGCGAAGGCCTACACGCCGGGCATGCCGCTGCACGGGATGCTCTCCCTCGCGGCGGGCTCGGGAAAGAAGGCGGCCGTCGTCTGGCTCCTCGATCACGGCGCGGACGTGCACGAGGGTGAGGGCTCGCCGTTCGGTCCGGTCCTCGCCGCGGACGAGCACCCCGACATCGTCGCGCTCTTGCACGAACGAGGGGCGAAGGACCCTTCGCTCGAAGCGGCCGCGAGCGCGAACGCGGTCAACGCCGTGTTCCGGATCCTCGAGACGCACCCGAACCTGAACGAGAAGGACAGCTACCCGCTGCAGGCCGCCGCCCACTCCGTCGCCGGCACGCCGGCGAACAAGTGGCGGATCGTGACGACGCTCCTCGCGCACGGCGCGGACCCGAACCGCGAGTGGAGCAGGAACACCGCGCTCGGCGGCGTCGTCGCCGACTGCGATCGGACCGGCGCGGAGGACTGCATGCCGGTCGTGCAGATGCTCCTCGATCACGGCGCGCGCGTGACGGGGGACGCGCTCGGCGCCGCGCTCTCGCTCGACGACGCGAAGCGCGCCGCGCCGCTCGACGCGCTCCTCGCCGCGCCGATCGACAAGGGCGTGGCCGCCGGCGCGCTCGCCCACGCGACGCGCGCCGACCCGAGCGACCTCAAGCGCGTCCTCGCGAACGGGATCGACTGGGCCTGGCGCGACGGCGAAGAGGACGCGGCGTTGCCGGTCCTCGCCGCGGTCCACAACGGCGATCGCGACTACGTCCGCGCGCTCCTCGACGCGGGCGCGCCGGTGGACATGCACTACAAGGACGCGACCTGCGCGCTCGCGGAGGCGATCGACGCCTCCGCGAACAACGCGGAGCAAGCGCGGATCGTCGAGCTCCTCGTGAGCCGCGGCGCGAACGTGAACCGTCGCTTCCCCGACGGACGCACGCCGCTCTTCGCCGCCGCCGAGAGCGGCAACCTCCGCGTCGTGAACTTCCTCCTCGCGCGCGGCGCGCGCGTGAACGACCGCGTCCTCGACGACATGCCGCTCGACGCCGCCGATCAGAACGGTCACATCGCCGTCGCGCGCGTGCTCCACGCCCACGGCGCCCACCGCGCGCGCCCCCAGTACTACCCTTCGGGAGGTTAA
- a CDS encoding MBL fold metallo-hydrolase — protein sequence MIFRQLFDQVSSTYSYLLADEQTREAVLIDPVFERHVRDAALVRELGLSLLYTIDTHCHADHVTGAWLMRDAFGSKSALAREYGATNVDLPLADGDVIRFGGESLEVRATPGHTDGCLSFVTPDRTMVFTGDALLVRGAGRTDFQQGDPSLLYQSIQKQLFSLPDDCVVYPAHDYDGRTSSTIGEERRFNARIGGNAREEDFVGYMMNLALPHPKQLDIAVPANMRGGQPEDGKAPAPPAWAPLVTTYAGILEIKPDWVAAHRDDVHLLDVRSAVELTGELGHIMGAQHIPLEELRARAAEVKSDRPVVVVCQTGRRSGIATQILGKAGVTKVANLAGGMVAWRDLGLPS from the coding sequence ATGATCTTCCGCCAGTTGTTCGACCAGGTCTCGAGCACCTACAGCTATCTCCTCGCCGACGAGCAGACGCGCGAAGCGGTCCTGATCGATCCCGTCTTCGAGCGCCACGTGCGCGACGCCGCGCTCGTCCGCGAGCTCGGCCTCTCGCTCCTCTACACGATCGACACCCATTGCCACGCCGATCACGTCACCGGCGCGTGGCTCATGAGAGACGCCTTCGGCAGCAAGTCCGCCCTCGCCCGCGAATACGGCGCGACCAACGTCGATCTTCCGCTCGCGGACGGCGACGTCATCCGCTTCGGCGGCGAGTCGCTCGAGGTCCGCGCCACCCCGGGCCACACCGACGGCTGCCTCTCCTTCGTGACGCCCGATCGGACGATGGTCTTCACCGGCGACGCGCTCCTCGTCCGCGGCGCGGGCCGCACCGACTTCCAGCAGGGCGATCCTTCCCTCCTCTACCAGTCGATCCAGAAGCAGCTCTTCTCGTTGCCCGACGACTGCGTGGTGTATCCCGCGCACGACTACGACGGCCGCACGTCGAGCACGATCGGCGAGGAGCGCCGCTTCAACGCGCGCATCGGCGGCAACGCGCGCGAGGAGGACTTCGTCGGCTACATGATGAACCTCGCGCTGCCGCATCCGAAGCAGCTCGACATCGCGGTCCCCGCCAACATGCGCGGCGGGCAGCCGGAGGACGGCAAGGCCCCCGCTCCGCCGGCGTGGGCGCCGCTCGTGACGACCTACGCCGGCATCCTCGAGATCAAGCCCGACTGGGTCGCCGCCCACCGCGACGACGTCCACCTCCTCGACGTCCGCTCCGCCGTCGAGCTGACGGGGGAGCTCGGTCACATCATGGGTGCGCAGCACATCCCGCTCGAGGAGCTCCGCGCGCGCGCGGCCGAGGTCAAATCCGATCGCCCCGTCGTCGTCGTATGCCAAACAGGCCGCCGCTCCGGGATCGCCACGCAGATCCTCGGCAAAGCGGGGGTCACCAAAGTGGCCAATCTCGCGGGCGGCATGGTCGCCTGGCGCGACCTCGGGTTGCCGTCGTAA
- a CDS encoding phytanoyl-CoA dioxygenase family protein, which translates to MKLSDEEKRAFYGGGFVVRRGVFREDEVRAARAALERLYATAQTLRATGDHDGAFFALGVPEEGGPVVVQRVVWAGGAEPVLLRLSEDPRLVEPALELLGARRCEQLLCQAHYKMPNDGVAFDWHQDIQHRDKGGDTWRDVNGRGSFVQTILLVDDMTEENGPLEFLPRDAAALDASGRLVKDGGVRVDASRAVSVTGRAGDVLLFGPYAVHGSTPNHSSSPRRVLINGYAAPGANKRYYPGRGACRVLPLSDAAAAAE; encoded by the coding sequence GTGAAGCTGTCGGACGAGGAGAAGCGGGCATTTTACGGAGGTGGGTTCGTCGTTCGGCGCGGGGTCTTCCGCGAGGACGAGGTCCGCGCGGCGCGGGCGGCGCTCGAGCGGCTCTACGCGACCGCGCAGACGCTGCGCGCGACGGGGGACCACGACGGCGCGTTCTTCGCGCTCGGCGTCCCGGAGGAGGGCGGGCCGGTCGTGGTGCAGCGCGTCGTGTGGGCCGGCGGGGCGGAGCCGGTGCTCCTTCGCCTGAGCGAGGACCCGCGCCTCGTCGAGCCGGCGCTCGAGCTGCTCGGCGCTCGCCGCTGCGAGCAGCTCCTCTGCCAGGCGCACTACAAGATGCCGAACGACGGCGTCGCCTTCGACTGGCATCAGGACATCCAGCACCGCGACAAGGGCGGCGACACGTGGCGCGACGTGAACGGCCGCGGCTCGTTCGTGCAGACGATCCTCCTCGTCGACGACATGACGGAGGAGAACGGGCCGCTCGAGTTCCTCCCCCGGGACGCGGCGGCGCTCGACGCCTCCGGTCGCCTCGTGAAGGACGGCGGCGTGCGCGTCGACGCGTCGCGCGCGGTCTCCGTGACCGGCCGCGCGGGCGACGTGCTCCTCTTCGGCCCTTACGCCGTCCACGGCAGCACGCCCAACCACTCGTCGTCTCCGCGCCGCGTGCTGATCAACGGATACGCCGCGCCGGGAGCGAACAAGCGCTACTACCCCGGCCGTGGCGCCTGCCGCGTGCTCCCGCTCTCCGACGCGGCCGCGGCGGCGGAATAG
- a CDS encoding choice-of-anchor D domain-containing protein: MSRRVAFLFAFVLMLVHGCASDDDPGGGPAGDAGVTDTGPAPLPDGGPTPERDSGADADAEEEGGVTGAASFDVTFTTSPEGYMEFGTWSCGAARPPAQTVTVTNSGPVAGAFDVTKGPFYGDWFELGGSAGGTLAPGASTTFTVRPIDPGIPTNANPISERIDVVPLGTATGGVTISARFARSGPAVIVQGAIDFGDRPIGSTAGFPFGVSNVGNEPVTLAIHTVAHGPFDVSIPGASGGTLTLAAGASITGTVTFAPVVNASGDFSGSTTFAPTGTCSAAGGVVTYSGSTRTGSLQVSGDLDFGETRCHDTAVAKTVTLSNSGGSSLSWTAALGRGATSSFSITPASGTLAAGGTASITVTPKAIPSNLTTLPADYGDLLTITSTVPGDADRTIALRQRAGGAVLRWVDSRHAELTAVAGVTTASETFTLENRGNAAIPITFATSSSTAVTIDGNPSGTLAPGGRATVRVKYAPAAGATPERVDVRVQAAGACSMPDIATDPAVLARSVSDADLIVSTDRIVMETGCGTDPVPQYLSLTNTSGTPMTMDYTRAGPFSFGLTLDDVPLTIDPTTLRGTLTIPPATTKLVRVAAPPRAGSGYEYQHENLFLMRPGATEWSRIFLFSYRGGGILSATGGSVGDRTAGARVQEVVYLTNGGNQAVEVFAEHLQTGEFVSVTVPRGTSVPVRFWRTVPSGAFTDTIRFHSGATGTLCGGVPADVTVTGEGKVLPLSVDVASVELDDATCGSALPQGRTFQLTNHSAVAVPFSVSVEATTPLFDVNPPSGTLAPGESVTVRVLPKLSFDSTIGYFAAPGEHRQLIAITAASANTFLAIPAQINVRGMVVTGNAGTYDLGAIPVGETRDFWLVSTVVQGNDIHPLSLTRVQDPSNEVRVEQFPNGFGNDIWQHAAWFTPALAGPRSAQVKLSAPPGTPLCAPLASGNLTFLAQGTGALSMDVYPREIDFGEVDCGTTPSPRGFVIKNTGTAPLPFTVEAAESGSWLTPSPASGTIAVGASQTITLSSAPVPRAYFGEARVDFRRTHAELLYVHSGNMTHSVATRTTATGVVYGGIATLAPRTQAGTVDLRYWSALAPNGGFTFPATIDPSCTRLEDHPVPDASFPSDRARHHVVCPSGTASMLSVSAQVVPGRAACSPTGVVFTYP, from the coding sequence ATGTCCCGTCGCGTCGCGTTCCTCTTCGCCTTCGTCCTCATGCTCGTCCATGGCTGCGCGAGCGACGACGACCCGGGCGGAGGTCCCGCAGGCGACGCCGGCGTGACGGACACGGGGCCCGCGCCGCTCCCGGACGGAGGCCCGACCCCCGAGCGTGACTCCGGCGCGGACGCGGACGCCGAAGAGGAGGGCGGCGTCACCGGCGCGGCGAGCTTCGACGTGACCTTCACCACGTCCCCCGAGGGGTACATGGAGTTCGGGACGTGGTCGTGCGGAGCCGCGAGGCCGCCGGCGCAGACGGTCACGGTGACGAACTCGGGTCCCGTGGCCGGCGCCTTCGACGTGACGAAGGGCCCCTTCTACGGCGACTGGTTCGAGCTCGGCGGATCGGCGGGAGGGACGCTCGCGCCGGGCGCCTCGACGACGTTCACCGTGCGTCCGATCGACCCGGGGATCCCGACCAACGCGAACCCCATCTCCGAGCGGATCGACGTCGTGCCGCTCGGCACCGCGACGGGCGGGGTCACGATCTCCGCGCGGTTCGCGCGGAGCGGTCCGGCTGTGATCGTGCAGGGCGCGATCGACTTCGGGGACCGCCCGATCGGCTCCACCGCGGGCTTCCCCTTCGGGGTCTCCAACGTCGGCAACGAGCCGGTGACGCTCGCGATCCACACGGTCGCTCATGGTCCGTTCGACGTGTCGATCCCCGGCGCGTCGGGCGGCACGCTCACGCTCGCGGCAGGAGCGTCCATCACGGGCACGGTCACGTTCGCGCCCGTCGTGAACGCGTCGGGCGACTTCTCGGGCTCGACGACCTTCGCGCCGACGGGGACATGCAGCGCGGCCGGCGGTGTGGTCACCTACTCGGGGAGCACGCGCACGGGGTCGCTGCAGGTCTCGGGAGATCTCGACTTCGGCGAGACGAGGTGCCACGACACGGCGGTCGCCAAGACGGTCACGCTCTCCAACAGCGGTGGCTCCTCGCTGTCCTGGACCGCCGCGCTCGGACGCGGCGCGACCTCGTCGTTCTCGATCACGCCTGCGTCCGGGACGCTCGCGGCCGGTGGGACCGCGTCGATCACGGTCACACCGAAGGCGATCCCGTCCAACCTCACCACGCTCCCTGCGGACTACGGCGACCTGCTCACGATCACGAGCACCGTCCCCGGCGACGCGGACCGCACGATCGCGCTCCGCCAGCGCGCGGGCGGCGCGGTCCTCCGCTGGGTCGACTCGCGCCACGCGGAGCTCACCGCGGTCGCCGGCGTCACGACGGCGTCGGAGACGTTCACGCTCGAGAACCGAGGTAACGCGGCGATCCCCATCACGTTCGCGACCTCGTCGTCGACCGCGGTGACCATCGACGGCAACCCGAGCGGCACCCTCGCGCCGGGCGGGCGGGCCACCGTTCGCGTCAAGTACGCGCCCGCCGCCGGCGCCACGCCGGAGCGCGTCGACGTGCGCGTGCAGGCCGCCGGCGCGTGCAGCATGCCCGACATCGCGACCGATCCCGCCGTGCTCGCGCGCTCCGTCTCGGACGCGGATCTCATCGTGTCCACCGATCGCATCGTCATGGAGACGGGCTGCGGGACCGATCCCGTCCCCCAGTATCTGTCGCTCACGAACACGAGCGGCACGCCGATGACGATGGATTACACCCGCGCGGGGCCGTTCTCGTTCGGCCTGACGCTCGATGACGTCCCGCTCACGATCGATCCGACGACGCTCCGGGGCACGCTGACCATCCCGCCTGCCACCACGAAGCTCGTTCGCGTGGCGGCGCCGCCGCGCGCGGGGAGCGGCTACGAGTACCAGCACGAGAACCTCTTCCTGATGCGCCCCGGCGCGACCGAGTGGAGCCGGATCTTCCTCTTCTCGTATCGCGGCGGGGGCATCCTGAGCGCGACGGGCGGCTCGGTCGGCGATCGCACGGCAGGTGCTCGGGTCCAGGAGGTCGTCTACCTGACGAACGGCGGGAACCAGGCGGTCGAGGTGTTCGCGGAGCACCTCCAGACCGGCGAGTTTGTCTCGGTGACGGTGCCGCGCGGCACGAGCGTCCCGGTGCGGTTCTGGCGCACCGTCCCGTCCGGCGCGTTCACCGACACGATCCGCTTTCATTCAGGCGCGACCGGGACCCTATGCGGCGGCGTACCCGCCGACGTCACGGTCACGGGAGAAGGCAAGGTGCTGCCGCTCTCCGTCGACGTCGCGAGCGTCGAGCTCGACGACGCGACGTGCGGCAGCGCTCTGCCGCAGGGCCGCACGTTCCAGCTGACCAACCACTCGGCCGTCGCGGTCCCGTTCAGCGTGTCGGTCGAGGCCACGACGCCGCTGTTCGACGTCAACCCGCCGTCCGGCACCCTCGCGCCCGGAGAGTCGGTCACCGTCCGCGTCTTGCCGAAGCTCTCCTTCGATTCCACGATCGGCTACTTCGCCGCGCCCGGCGAGCATCGACAGCTCATCGCGATCACCGCCGCGTCCGCGAACACGTTCCTCGCGATCCCGGCGCAGATCAACGTGCGCGGGATGGTCGTCACCGGGAACGCCGGGACCTACGACCTCGGCGCGATCCCGGTCGGCGAGACGCGAGATTTCTGGCTCGTGAGCACCGTCGTTCAAGGCAACGACATCCATCCGCTCTCGCTCACGAGGGTTCAAGACCCATCGAACGAGGTCCGCGTGGAGCAGTTCCCGAACGGCTTCGGCAATGACATCTGGCAGCACGCAGCGTGGTTCACGCCGGCTCTGGCGGGGCCGCGGAGCGCTCAGGTCAAGCTCTCGGCGCCGCCGGGCACACCCCTCTGCGCGCCGCTCGCGAGCGGGAACCTCACGTTTCTGGCGCAAGGCACGGGGGCGCTATCGATGGACGTGTACCCGCGAGAGATCGATTTCGGCGAGGTCGATTGCGGAACGACCCCGTCGCCGCGAGGGTTCGTCATCAAGAACACCGGAACGGCGCCGCTCCCCTTCACCGTCGAGGCGGCCGAGAGCGGCAGCTGGCTGACCCCGAGCCCAGCGAGCGGCACGATCGCGGTGGGCGCGAGCCAGACGATCACGCTGAGCTCCGCGCCTGTACCTCGGGCCTACTTTGGTGAAGCTCGGGTCGACTTCCGGCGTACGCACGCCGAGCTCCTCTACGTGCATAGCGGGAACATGACGCACTCCGTCGCCACGAGGACCACGGCGACGGGCGTCGTCTATGGAGGCATCGCCACCCTGGCTCCCAGAACGCAAGCGGGGACCGTCGACCTGCGGTACTGGAGCGCTCTCGCGCCGAACGGTGGTTTTACGTTCCCGGCGACGATCGATCCCTCGTGTACCCGGCTCGAGGATCATCCGGTCCCCGACGCCTCCTTCCCCAGCGATCGCGCTCGGCATCACGTCGTGTGTCCGTCTGGCACCGCTTCGATGCTGTCCGTCTCCGCGCAGGTCGTCCCCGGCCGCGCTGCGTGCTCTCCGACCGGCGTAGTCTTCACCTACCCGTAG